The following proteins are encoded in a genomic region of Triticum dicoccoides isolate Atlit2015 ecotype Zavitan chromosome 1B, WEW_v2.0, whole genome shotgun sequence:
- the LOC119325324 gene encoding disease resistance protein RGA2-like: MDFAVNAALWVVGKALAPVADGLLESWAASAGLGPNIDDLKMQLLYAQGMLDSAQGRDIRSSALKELLHKLRELAYGADDVLDELDYFRIQDALDGTYHAAADVHTQGGFVSGLVLNARHTAYAVGKHFSCHSSPSVQDDDAHTAVLEEESSSTAGSGRRFFCGAWPSKAPQRNQAMQTPKLKFDRVEMSRKMMEIVEQMKPLSAMVSTILDKEMLGSVIMKLDLLGSKRTPSQDTAMNRPNTTPEIVEPEFYGRDDQKKEIVDGITHGDYCKDELTVVPLVGPGGIGKTTLTQHIYRELESSFQVSVWICVSLDFNANRLAQEIVKKIPKVNDEKENASDTELIQQRLKSKRLLLVLDDMWTYNEDEWIKLLAPLKHKGGEKGNVIIATTRIPEVASMVRTSNSSIINVERLGPKDIMSFFEVCVFGYQQPWEGHYELRDVGEKIVTNLKGFPLAAKTVGRLLRKKLKLDHWITVADSREWELQTRPNDIMPALKLSYDYLPFHLQKCFSYCALFPEDYEFGQKELVHLWIGLGILHSCGQKKRIEDVGLHYLDDLVNYGFFKKNEKEDGPYYVIHDLLHELAVNVSSYECLSIYSSSMRSIQIPPSVRHLSIIIDNTDVRDTMTFQEYKSYLSALSKRLRVQNLRTLMLFGEYHGSFVNTFRDLFRDAGTLRTVVLSGASYSVEDMLLNFSKLVHLRYVRIKSVCNPDMCLPSVMIRSYHLEVIDLEKWGGSFGSTRHMSNLVKLRHFHVPKNNAELHSNIYEVGKLKFLEELRRFEVGKEATGFELSQLGDLTELGGSLGICNLEKVHRKDEGKELKLIHKNHLHKLTLEWDAKRSVNNLAEEQNVIESLVPHNNLQDLCIRGHRGANCPSWLGGHLTVENLKYLSLCDVSWKTFPPLGELRFIDDPSEECKGLVSSQSFQILKRLELVEIPKLAKWVGNGRCHLFSVLEVIIIQDCPELAELPFSHPNCHQAKQEENMIWFPKLTELKIIRCPKLVSLPPIPWTEAPCSVVIGRAGSVFERLIYRTDYKSELSLEIEGKDGQHGVLWNGLAFHNLAGLKELEVKKCPPLPLIHLQKLKSLKTLKITGMCNELLVFEGESYNTECPLPVQHIQITECNVIGKELTLVLSHFPKLTRLAIFRCEKITELGAAELQTETATPSSSAHEIEHAQAGYHQHQQTRGEEVEEAAAGGGGLLLLPRQLQELIFFGCRELWLLSDSLGAGGLQSLCSLRSLDIYHCPRFLSSYSSSASSCFPFPTSLQELLLNGVEGMETLAPLSNLISLTSLSVFNCGDLRSEGLWPLVAQGCLAQFKITGTPKFFTGSEPSRPHDQEIPSSSSKLEHLWTDDWAGILTVPICTLLSSSLTKLILYVNKEVERFTEKQEEALHLLNSLQELEFWNCGKLQRFPAGLTKLASLKILRIRGCPAIQLLPKDRLPSSLQELEIRSCPAIKSLPKDTLPSSLRKLEACYGISEELKSQCRKLKGTIPIIKDYINNDY, from the coding sequence ATGGACTTCGCTGTCAACGCGGCGTTGTGGGTGGTGGGCAAGGCGCTGGCACCCGTTGCAGACGGCCTGCTAGAGTCATGGGCGGCCAGCGCCGGGCTGGGACCTAACATCGACGACCTCAAGATGCAGCTGCTCTATGCGCAAGGGATGCTTGACAGTGCGCAGGGTAGGGACATCCGGAGCTCTGCGCTCAAGGAGCTTCTGCACAAGCTGCGGGAGCTGGCGTACGGCGCTGACGACGTCCTCGACGAGCTCGACTACTTCCGCATCCAGGACGCACTCGACGGCACATACCACGCCGCTGCTGATGTTCATACGCAGGGCGGCTTCGTCAGCGGGCTCGTCCTCAATGCTCGTCACACCGCCTACGCCGTTGGTAAACACTTTTCATGTCACTCTTCCCCGTCCGTCCAAGATGACGACGCTCACACTGCCGTGTTGGAAGAGGAATCTTCCAGCACGGCAGGAAGTGGACGGCGATTCTTCTGTGGTGCCTGGCCATCCAAGGCACCACAGAGGAACCAAGCCATGCAAACACCAAAACTCAAGTTTGATAGGGTGGAAATGTCGAGAAAGATGATGGAAATAGTAGAGCAGATGAAACCCCTATCTGCTATGGTCTCCACCATTCTTGATAAGGAGATGTTGGGCTCTGTCATTATGAAGCTAGACCTATTGGGCTCAAAACGTACCCCTAGCCAAGACACTGCTATGAACAGACCAAACACCACCCCAGAAATTGTGGAGCCTGAGTTCTATGGGAGAGATGATCAGAAAAAGGAAATTGTAGATGGTATTACACATGGTGACTATTGCAAAGATGAATTGACTGTAGTGCCACTTGTTGGTCCAGGGGGGATTGGTAAGACAACTCTCACACAACACATATATAGAGAACTAGAGAGCTCTTTCCAAGTGTCGGTTTGGATATGCGTCTCTCTCGATTTTAATGCAAATAGGTTGGCACAAGAGATTGTGAAAAAGATCCCTAAAGtcaatgatgaaaaggaaaatgctAGTGACACAGAGCTAATTCAACAGAGATTAAAATCCAAGAGGCTCTTACTGGTTTTAGATGATATGTGGACATACAACGAGGATGAGTGGATAAAACTATTAGCTCCACTAAAACATAAAGGGGGTGAAAAAGGTAACGTGATTATAGCCACAACTCGAATCCCAGAGGTAGCAAGCATGGTCAGGACGAGTAATTCTTCAATTATAAACGTGGAACGTCTTGGTCCTAAAGATATTATGTCTTTTTTTGAGGTATGTGTATTTGGTTACCAACAACCATGGGAAGGCCATTATGAATTACGTGATGTTGGGGAAAAAATAGTGACCAACTTGAAGGGTTTTCCTCTTGCAGCAAAAACTGTAGGTAGATTACTACGAAAAAAACTTAAATTGGACCATTGGATAACAGTTGCAGATAGTAGAGAATGGGAGTTACAAACCAGACCTAATGACATTATGCCAGCTCTAAAGCTTAGCTATGATTATCTCCCTTTTCATCTACAAAAATGTTTTTCCTATTGTGCGTTGTTTCCAGAAGATTACGAATTTGGTCAGAAAGAATTGGTTCACTTGTGGATAGGACTAGGTATATTACATTCTTGTGGTcagaagaaaagaattgaagaTGTAGGACTGCACTATTTAGATGACTTGGTTAATTATGGTTTTTTCAAAAAGAACGAGAAGGAAGATGGTCCATATTATGTTATTCATGACCTATTGCATGAGTTGGCAGTGAATGTTTCATCATATGAATGTCTTAGcatatacagttctagcatgaggtCCATACAAATTCCCCCATCTGTACGTCACTTGTCTATCATCATTGATAATACAGATGTTAGGGATACAATGACTTTTCAAGAATATAAGAGTTACCTGAGTGCACTAAGTAAAAGATTGAGAGTTCAGAACCTACGCACGTTGATGTTGTTTGGTGAATACCATGGAAGTTTTGTTAACACGTTCAGGGATCTCTTTAGGGATGCTGGAACCCTTCGCACAGTTGTTTTGTCTGGAGCATCGTATTCTGTAGAGGACATGTTGCTGAACTTTTCAAAACTTGTCCATTTACGCTACGTAAGGATCAAGTCAGTTTGTAATCCTGACATGTGCTTACCGAGTGTGATGATTAGATCCTATCACTTAGAGGTCATTGATCTAGAAAAATGGGGTGGCAGCTTTGGTTCAACAAGGCATATGAGCAACCTTGTAAAATTGCGTCATTTTCATGTGCCAAAAAATAATGCTGAACTCCACTCTAACATATACGAGGTGGGAAAACTGAAATTCCTGGAGGAATTAAGAAGGTTTGAAGTTGGAAAAGAAGCAACGGGTTTTGAGCTAAGTCAATTAGGGGATTTGACAGAGCTCGGAGGATCACTTGGCATTTGTAATCTTGAAAAGGTGCACAGAAAAGATGAGGGAAAAGAACTAAAACTGATCCACAAAAATCACCTTCATAAGCTAACATTAGAATGGGATGCTAAACGAAGTGTCAATAATCTGGCAGAAGAACAAAACGTAATCGAAAGTCTTGTACCACACAATAATCTTCAAGACCTATGCATTAGAGGGCATCGAGGTGCTAACTGTCCATCATGGCTGGGAGGGCACCTGACGGTTGAAAACTTAAAATATCTTTCTTTATGCGATGTATCTTGGAAGACGTTTCCGCCTCTTGGGGAGTTGAGGTTTATTGATGACCCTAGTGAAGAGTGTAAGGGTCTTGTCTCAAGCCAAAGTTTCCAAATTTTGAAAAGGCTAGAATTAGTTGAGATACCAAAACTAGCAAAATGGGTTGGAAATGGCAGATGTCATTTGTTCTCCGTTCTAGAGGTGATCATCATACAAGATTGCCCTGAACTGGCGGAGTTGCCATTTTCCCACCCTAATTGCCATCAAGCAAAGCAAGAGGAGAACATGATTTGGTTTCCGAAACTAACTGAGCTCAAGATTATACGCTGCCCCAAATTGGTGTCATTGCCTCCAATTCCTTGGACTGAAGCTCCATGCTCAGTTGTGATAGGACGAGCAGGGTCAGTATTTGAGAGGCTTATTTACCGGACGGACTACAAATCAGAATTAAGTTTGGAAATTGAGGGAAAAGATGGTCAGCATGGTGTGTTGTGGAATGGGTTGGCTTTTCATAATCTAGCTGGTCTGAAAGAGCTGGAGGTGAAGAAGTGCCCTCCCCTGCCACTGATTCACCTCCAAAAGCTAAAATCTCTCAAGACCCTCAAGATCACTGGTATGTGTAATGAGTTGTTGGTGTTTGAAGGTGAAAGCTATAATACTGAATGCCCGCTTCCAGTTCAACATATACAGATCACGGAATGTAATGTTATTGGGAAGGAATTGACATTAGTGTTGTCTCATTTCCCGAAGCTCACAAGGCTGGCAATCTTCCGTTGTGAGAAGATAACAGAGCTTGGTGCGGCGGAGCTCCAGACAGAAACGGCGACACCATCATCTTCAGCTCATGAAATTGAGCATGCACAAGCTGGATATCATCAGCACCAGCAGACAAGAGGAGAGGAGGTAGAAGAAGCAGCTGCCGGAGGAGGAGGTCTGCTGCTCCTCCCTCGGCAACTACAGGAGTTGATCTTCTTTGGTTGCAGAGAGCTGTGGTTACTCTCTGATTCACTTGGAGCAGGAGGGCTCCAAAGTCTCTGCTCCCTCCGCTCGCTGGACATATATCATTGCCCCAGGTTCCTCTCGTCCTATTCATCCTCCGCCTCATCTTGTTTCCCCTTCCCGACCTCCTTGCAAGAGCTCCTTCTGAACGGCGTGGAGGGCATGGAGACGCTGGCTCCGCTCTCAAATCTCATCTCTCTCACCAGTTTATCCGTATTTAACTGTGGGGATCTAAGAAGCGAGGGCTTATGGCCTCTCGTCGCCCAGGGCTGCCTTGCACAATTTAAAATCACTGGAACCCCCAAATTCTTCACTGGTTCTGAGCCCTCACGGCCACATGACCAAGAGATTCCTTCCTCTTCATCCAAACTCGAGCATCTCTGGACAGATGACTGGGCAGGAATCCTTACCGTGCCCATCTGCACACTCCTCTCTTCCTCCCTCACCAAATTAATTTTGTATGTCAACAAAGAGGTGGAGCGCTTCACAGAGAAGCAAGAGGAGGCCCTTCACCTCCTCAATTCCCTCCAGGAACTCGAGTTTTGGAACTGTGGGAAGCTGCAACGCTTCCCTGCGGGGCTAACCAAGCTTGCCAGCCTCAAGATATTACGCATCCGGGGATGTCCAGCCATCCAATTGCTGCCCAAGGACAGACTGCCAAGTTCTCTGCAAGAATTAGAGATCAGAAGCTGTCCGGCCATCAAATCTTTGCCCAAGGACACCCTGCCAAGTTCACTACGGAAATTAGAAGCTTGTTATGGCATCAGCGAGGAGCTTAAAAGCCAGTGCCGCAAGTTAAAAGGAACCATTCCAATAATCAAAGATTACATCAACAACGACTACTAA